Proteins encoded in a region of the Pantoea agglomerans genome:
- the yddG gene encoding aromatic amino acid DMT transporter YddG gives MSQKRATLTGLLAIVLWSTIVGLIKSVSESFGPIGGAALIYSFSAALLLFTVGFPSVRTFPRRYLLVGSLLFVSYEICLSLSLGFTNSGRQAIEVGMVNYLWPGMTIVLAALVNRQKTSPLIIPGLLLAVAGICRVLGGEHAFSMSEIGNNIMDNPLSYGLAFCGAAIWAVYCVVTKKIANGSNGITLFFILTALTLWVKFLLSPQPALAVSPQALLSLALAAMAMGFGYAAWNTGILHGNVNLLAAVSYFIPILSSVLAAFLLHSHLTLSFWQGAAMVSLGSLLCWWSTRTPSGNKVARELP, from the coding sequence ATGTCCCAAAAGAGAGCAACGCTAACTGGCCTGCTGGCCATTGTGCTGTGGAGCACAATTGTCGGCCTGATTAAAAGCGTCAGCGAGAGCTTTGGGCCGATCGGCGGCGCGGCGCTGATCTACAGCTTTAGCGCCGCGCTACTGCTCTTTACCGTCGGCTTTCCCAGCGTGCGCACCTTTCCGCGGCGCTATCTGCTCGTCGGCAGCCTGTTATTTGTCAGTTACGAAATTTGCCTGTCACTGTCGCTCGGCTTTACCAACAGCGGCCGTCAGGCGATTGAGGTCGGTATGGTGAATTATCTCTGGCCAGGCATGACGATTGTGCTGGCGGCGCTCGTTAACCGGCAAAAAACCAGCCCGCTGATTATTCCCGGCCTGCTGCTGGCCGTCGCGGGGATCTGCCGCGTGCTGGGCGGCGAGCACGCTTTCTCAATGAGCGAGATCGGCAATAACATTATGGACAACCCGCTCAGCTATGGGCTGGCATTTTGTGGCGCAGCGATCTGGGCGGTTTACTGCGTGGTGACAAAAAAGATTGCGAACGGCAGCAACGGCATTACGCTATTTTTTATCCTGACTGCACTGACCCTGTGGGTGAAATTTCTGCTGTCGCCGCAGCCAGCATTAGCTGTTTCGCCGCAGGCGCTGCTCAGCCTGGCGCTGGCCGCAATGGCGATGGGATTTGGCTATGCCGCATGGAATACTGGCATTCTGCACGGCAACGTTAACCTGCTGGCTGCGGTCTCCTACTTTATTCCGATCCTCTCCTCGGTACTGGCGGCATTTCTGCTGCATTCGCACCTGACGTTATCATTCTGGCAAGGGGCCGCAATGGTTAGCCTAGGGTCGCTGCTTTGCTGGTGGTCCACCCGCACGCCATCAGGCAACAAAGTTGCGCGCGAGCTCCCATAA
- a CDS encoding amino acid permease: MTEKEPHGPSASSTSSPQLERGLSERHIQMIALGGAIGTGLFMGAGKNIAVAGTSILIIYALVGFFMYMVMRAMGEVLLSKLDYRSFADFVADYLGPKASFYLGWSYWLSWVVTCIADVVVCGGYMQYWFPEMSAWIPALITLGILCLFNLLSVKMFGEAEFWFALIKVITIVALIFTGLWMVATGWTSPDGVRASLQHLSDPAVFLPHGVTGFLAGFQIAIFSYTGVELLGTMTAETREPEKILPKAINAIPLRIIIFYMLSMVVIIAVTSWAAISPDVSPFVTLFAKAGLPAAAAIINFVALTSAMSSANSGVYSSTRMLYGLSVEKHAHWQFRILSKSTRIPVRSLFFSCFCMLSGTLLLFLVPNVMTLFTIVSTLAAILVIYSWGMILVAYLAYRKQRPELHAQSQFKMPAGIVMSWISLLFFAFSVVIMVFDPDTLAALCAMPFWFLLLWVVWRVKARKAHTLKAVRSA, encoded by the coding sequence ATGACTGAAAAAGAACCGCACGGGCCGTCGGCCAGCTCCACCTCTTCGCCGCAGCTCGAGCGTGGGCTGAGCGAGCGCCATATCCAGATGATCGCGCTGGGCGGCGCCATCGGCACTGGGCTGTTTATGGGTGCCGGCAAGAATATCGCCGTGGCGGGCACCTCGATTCTTATCATCTACGCTCTGGTGGGCTTCTTTATGTATATGGTGATGCGCGCAATGGGCGAGGTGCTGTTATCGAAGCTCGACTATCGCTCCTTCGCCGACTTCGTCGCCGATTATCTGGGCCCCAAAGCCAGCTTTTATCTGGGATGGTCCTACTGGCTGAGCTGGGTGGTGACCTGTATCGCCGACGTGGTGGTCTGCGGCGGCTATATGCAGTACTGGTTTCCTGAAATGTCCGCCTGGATACCGGCACTCATCACGCTGGGCATTCTCTGTTTGTTTAACCTGTTGTCAGTCAAGATGTTCGGCGAGGCGGAGTTCTGGTTTGCCTTAATCAAAGTCATCACCATTGTCGCCCTGATCTTTACCGGCCTGTGGATGGTTGCCACCGGCTGGACCTCGCCCGACGGCGTGCGGGCTTCATTGCAGCATCTGTCTGATCCGGCTGTGTTTTTGCCGCATGGCGTGACGGGCTTTCTCGCGGGTTTTCAGATCGCCATCTTTTCCTATACCGGCGTTGAGCTGCTCGGCACCATGACCGCCGAAACGCGCGAGCCGGAGAAAATTCTGCCGAAAGCGATCAATGCCATTCCGCTGCGCATCATCATTTTCTATATGCTCTCGATGGTGGTGATTATCGCCGTCACCTCTTGGGCGGCGATCTCTCCCGACGTCAGCCCGTTCGTTACCCTGTTTGCCAAAGCGGGGCTGCCTGCCGCCGCCGCGATTATCAACTTTGTAGCGCTCACCTCTGCTATGTCCTCCGCCAACAGCGGCGTGTATTCCAGCACCCGCATGCTCTACGGCCTGTCGGTAGAAAAGCATGCGCACTGGCAGTTTCGCATTCTGTCGAAGAGCACGCGCATTCCCGTGCGCAGCCTGTTTTTCTCCTGCTTCTGCATGCTGAGCGGCACGCTGCTGCTGTTTCTGGTGCCGAACGTGATGACGCTGTTTACCATCGTTTCCACGCTTGCGGCGATACTGGTGATCTACAGCTGGGGCATGATCCTGGTGGCCTATCTGGCCTACCGTAAGCAGCGTCCGGAACTGCATGCGCAGTCGCAGTTTAAAATGCCTGCGGGCATCGTGATGAGCTGGATTAGCTTGCTGTTTTTCGCCTTCTCGGTGGTGATTATGGTCTTCGATCCGGATACGCTGGCCGCGCTTTGCGCCATGCCGTTCTGGTTTTTACTGCTGTGGGTCGTCTGGCGAGTGAAGGCGCGCAAAGCGCACACGCTTAAGGCCGTTCGCAGCGCCTGA
- a CDS encoding IS1-like element IS1A family transposase (programmed frameshift), with protein sequence MASVSITCPSCSATDGVVRNGKSTAGHQRYLCSHCRKTWQLQFTYTASQPGTHQKIIDMAMNGAGCRATARIMGVGLNTILRHFKKLRPQSVTSRIQPGSDVIVCAEMDEQWGYVGAKSRQRWLFYAYDRLRKTVVAHVFGERTMATLGRLMSLLSPFDVVIWMTDGWPLYESRLKGKLHVISKRYTQRIERHNLNLRQHLARLGRKSLSFSKSVELHDKVIGHYLNIKHYQ encoded by the exons GTGGCTTCTGTTTCTATCACCTGTCCCTCCTGTTCAGCTACTGACGGGGTGGTGCGTAACGGCAAAAGCACTGCCGGACATCAGCGCTATCTCTGCTCTCACTGCCGTAAAACATGGCAACTGCAGTTCACTTACACCGCCTCTCAACCCGGTACGCACCAGAAAATCATTGATATGGCCATGAATGGCGCTGGATGCCGGGCAACCGCCCGCATTATGGGCGTTGGCCTCAACACGATTTTACGTCACT TTAAAAAACTCAGGCCGCAGTCGGTAACCTCGCGCATACAGCCGGGCAGTGACGTCATCGTCTGCGCGGAAATGGACGAACAGTGGGGCTACGTCGGGGCTAAATCGCGCCAGCGCTGGCTGTTTTACGCGTATGACAGGCTCCGGAAGACGGTTGTTGCGCACGTATTCGGTGAACGCACTATGGCGACGCTGGGGCGTCTTATGAGCCTGCTGTCACCCTTTGACGTGGTGATATGGATGACGGATGGCTGGCCGCTGTATGAATCCCGCCTGAAGGGAAAGCTGCACGTAATCAGCAAGCGATATACGCAGCGAATTGAGCGGCATAACCTGAATCTGAGGCAGCACCTGGCACGGCTGGGACGGAAGTCGCTGTCGTTCTCAAAATCGGTGGAGCTGCATGACAAAGTCATCGGGCATTATCTGAACATAAAACACTATCAATAA
- a CDS encoding RepB family plasmid replication initiator protein: MDKSTGELVTLTPNANNTVQPVALMRLGVFVPTLKSLKNSKKNTMSVTDATEELSRLSLAKAEGFDKVEIVGPRLDMDNDFKTWVGIIHSFAKHKVIGDKVQLPFVEFAKLCGIPSNRSSKKLRERISPSLKRIAGTVISFTANTKEHSKEYVTHLVQSAYYDTAKDIVILQADPRLFELYQFDRKVLLQLKAINVLKRRESAQAIYTFIESLPKNPAPISLARLRARLNLKSPVFSQNQTVRRAMEQLKEIGYLDYTEVQRGRAVFFNVHYRRPKLKAPRNESEETIPTAVPAPASPDPELTKKLEVLEKLGITMEDLEKLFKNK; this comes from the coding sequence ATGGACAAATCCACTGGCGAGCTCGTCACCCTAACGCCCAACGCCAATAATACGGTGCAGCCGGTTGCGCTTATGCGGCTCGGTGTTTTTGTTCCGACCCTTAAGTCGTTAAAAAATAGCAAAAAAAATACAATGTCCGTTACGGACGCGACTGAAGAACTCTCCCGGCTTTCGCTGGCCAAGGCAGAAGGCTTCGATAAAGTCGAGATCGTCGGCCCGCGGCTGGACATGGATAATGATTTCAAAACCTGGGTGGGGATTATCCACTCATTCGCCAAGCATAAGGTGATTGGCGATAAGGTACAGCTTCCCTTTGTCGAGTTCGCCAAGCTCTGTGGCATACCGTCTAATCGCTCCTCTAAGAAGCTCAGAGAGCGTATAAGCCCTTCTCTGAAGCGAATTGCGGGAACGGTCATCTCATTCACAGCAAACACCAAAGAGCACTCTAAAGAGTACGTTACGCACCTTGTGCAGTCAGCCTACTACGATACTGCAAAAGATATCGTTATCCTGCAGGCAGATCCCCGGTTGTTTGAGCTTTATCAGTTTGATCGTAAAGTACTTTTGCAGCTTAAAGCTATTAACGTCCTCAAGCGGCGCGAGTCGGCGCAGGCTATCTATACCTTTATCGAAAGCCTGCCAAAAAATCCGGCGCCTATCTCACTTGCGCGCCTGCGCGCCAGGCTTAACCTTAAATCCCCCGTATTCTCTCAAAACCAGACCGTACGGCGCGCTATGGAGCAACTGAAGGAGATTGGCTACCTAGACTATACGGAAGTGCAGAGAGGCCGTGCGGTCTTCTTTAACGTGCACTATCGACGCCCTAAGCTCAAAGCGCCCAGGAACGAGAGCGAAGAAACCATTCCGACCGCAGTGCCTGCACCAGCCAGCCCCGATCCCGAACTGACGAAAAAGCTCGAGGTGCTCGAAAAGCTGGGGATTACGATGGAAGACCTGGAAAAGCTTTTCAAAAACAAGTGA
- a CDS encoding ParB/RepB/Spo0J family partition protein, giving the protein MKEMKKMGRTLGNSSFSRMLSETESTRVFILKSGAEARFALTKILHDDIEAQTYVDAAVNGRDQAFLTPESVSDISRTIKLQQFFPAIGREVDGRIEVLDGSRRRAACLYNGTPFEVLVTKDDLSLSDARQLAIDIQTAKEHTLRELGKRLMVMYPESMNQSEIARAEGLSAAKISRAFQAASVPDELIGLFPSVSDLSINDYQTLLDIAEKVEARKGSLDELVETVRERIEGDTTLDPHDPTSKSRIIGFIRSVNSSAKSAKADKKVVTEKMAVFADKKQFARKKTDAEKRLVTYEFSRIPAHYQAELDAAVKTILEKMQAESKA; this is encoded by the coding sequence ATGAAAGAAATGAAAAAAATGGGCCGCACGCTGGGTAATTCTAGCTTTTCGCGCATGCTGAGCGAAACGGAAAGCACGCGCGTTTTTATCCTAAAGTCTGGCGCCGAAGCACGTTTCGCCCTGACGAAAATCTTGCACGATGATATCGAAGCGCAGACCTATGTCGATGCCGCTGTAAACGGCCGCGACCAGGCTTTTCTTACGCCGGAGTCGGTCAGCGATATTTCCCGAACCATCAAGCTCCAGCAGTTCTTTCCCGCCATCGGCCGCGAAGTGGACGGCCGTATCGAAGTGCTTGACGGCTCGCGCCGTCGCGCCGCCTGCCTCTATAACGGCACACCTTTCGAAGTGCTTGTCACTAAAGATGACCTTTCGCTGTCTGACGCGCGCCAGCTTGCTATCGATATCCAGACCGCGAAAGAGCATACGCTGCGTGAGCTGGGCAAGCGACTTATGGTGATGTATCCCGAGAGCATGAATCAGTCAGAGATCGCCAGAGCAGAAGGGCTGTCGGCTGCAAAAATCAGCCGGGCTTTTCAGGCCGCTTCGGTGCCTGACGAACTGATTGGCCTGTTTCCCTCGGTGAGCGATCTCTCTATTAATGATTATCAGACGCTGCTTGATATTGCTGAGAAAGTGGAAGCAAGAAAGGGCAGTCTGGATGAGCTGGTAGAGACGGTGCGCGAGCGCATAGAAGGGGACACCACGCTGGATCCGCATGACCCTACATCGAAATCCAGAATCATTGGTTTCATTCGTTCGGTAAACAGCAGTGCGAAAAGTGCAAAAGCTGACAAGAAAGTCGTGACGGAAAAGATGGCGGTGTTCGCTGACAAAAAACAGTTCGCCCGTAAGAAGACGGATGCGGAAAAACGTCTGGTCACTTATGAGTTTTCACGTATTCCCGCGCACTATCAGGCTGAGCTTGATGCCGCGGTAAAAACGATTCTGGAAAAAATGCAGGCTGAAAGTAAAGCCTGA
- a CDS encoding AAA family ATPase has protein sequence MKSNYGGVDETARRANAMLRSMSDDIIDKRHEFGLDQYYQTFTRNSVANLPKLSRRAVEQAIDEMESKGHVFGKKDAGNTKHYALTVQDVVDIYAHRKVPKYRDIHKGEGPFVIFVVNLKGGVSKTVSTVTLAHGLRVHPDLLQYDLRNLVIDLDPQASSTMFLNHANSIGSIMETAAQAMLNDLDAEQLHKEIIQPTIIPGVDIIPASIDDGFVASQWNDLVREHLPGVLPSEVLRRNIIDRVGDDYDFIFIDTGPHLDAFMLNAIAASDLLLTPTPPAQVDFHSTLKYLTRLPEMLEQLEDEGINPRIKGNIGFMSKMTSKRDHEMTHGLARDVFTSYILDAALPRLDGFERCGETFDTIVSADPQSYPGSTEALKNAKREAERFTQAVFKRIEFVRSSQS, from the coding sequence ATGAAGAGCAATTACGGTGGAGTAGACGAAACGGCGCGCAGGGCAAACGCTATGTTGCGTAGTATGAGTGACGATATTATCGATAAGCGTCACGAATTTGGCCTCGATCAGTATTACCAGACCTTCACCCGCAATTCGGTTGCTAACTTGCCCAAGCTCAGCCGCCGGGCCGTCGAGCAGGCAATTGACGAAATGGAATCCAAAGGTCACGTGTTTGGCAAAAAGGATGCCGGCAATACAAAGCACTACGCGCTCACGGTACAGGATGTCGTCGATATTTATGCGCATCGTAAAGTACCTAAGTATCGCGATATCCATAAAGGGGAAGGGCCGTTCGTCATCTTTGTGGTGAACCTCAAGGGTGGCGTCTCCAAAACAGTCAGCACCGTTACTCTGGCCCACGGCCTGCGCGTTCATCCGGACCTGCTGCAGTACGATCTGCGCAATCTGGTTATCGATCTCGATCCCCAAGCATCCAGCACGATGTTTCTGAACCATGCAAACAGCATCGGCTCAATTATGGAAACCGCCGCGCAGGCGATGCTTAACGATCTGGACGCCGAACAGCTTCACAAAGAGATTATTCAGCCAACGATTATTCCTGGCGTGGACATCATTCCGGCCTCGATTGATGATGGCTTCGTCGCCAGTCAATGGAACGATCTGGTTCGCGAACACCTGCCGGGCGTACTGCCTTCCGAAGTGTTACGTCGTAACATCATCGATCGCGTCGGCGATGACTATGACTTTATCTTTATCGATACCGGTCCGCATCTCGATGCCTTTATGCTCAACGCCATCGCCGCCAGCGATCTGCTGCTTACGCCGACGCCGCCTGCGCAGGTGGATTTTCATTCCACGCTCAAATATCTGACCCGTCTTCCGGAAATGCTGGAGCAGCTGGAAGATGAGGGCATTAATCCCCGCATTAAAGGCAATATCGGGTTTATGTCGAAAATGACCTCCAAGCGCGACCACGAGATGACGCATGGCTTAGCGCGTGACGTGTTCACCTCTTACATTCTTGACGCTGCTTTGCCGCGGCTGGATGGCTTCGAGCGCTGCGGAGAGACGTTTGACACTATCGTCAGCGCCGATCCCCAGTCTTACCCCGGCAGCACAGAGGCGCTTAAAAATGCTAAACGCGAGGCAGAACGTTTTACCCAGGCCGTGTTTAAACGGATTGAATTTGTCAGGAGTTCGCAGTCATGA
- a CDS encoding IS1-like element IS1A family transposase (programmed frameshift), with protein sequence MASVSITCPSCSATDGVVRNGKSTAGHQRYLCSHCRKTWQLQFTYTASQPGTHQKIIDMAMNGAGCRATARIMGVGLNTILRHFKKLRPQSVTSRIQPGSDVIVCAEMDEQWGYVGAKSRQRWLFYAYDRLRKTVVAHVFGERTMATLGRLMSLLSPFDVVIWMTDGWPLYESRLKGKLHVISKRYTQRIERHNLNLRQHLARLGRKSLSFSKSVELHDKVIGHYLNIKHYQ encoded by the exons GTGGCTTCTGTTTCTATCACCTGTCCCTCCTGTTCAGCTACTGACGGGGTGGTGCGTAACGGCAAAAGCACCGCCGGACATCAGCGCTATCTCTGCTCTCACTGCCGTAAAACATGGCAACTGCAGTTCACTTACACCGCTTCTCAACCCGGTACGCACCAGAAAATCATTGATATGGCCATGAATGGCGCTGGATGCCGGGCAACCGCCCGCATTATGGGCGTTGGCCTCAACACGATTTTACGTCACT TTAAAAAACTCAGGCCGCAGTCGGTAACCTCGCGCATACAGCCGGGCAGTGACGTCATCGTCTGCGCGGAAATGGACGAACAGTGGGGCTATGTCGGGGCTAAATCGCGCCAGCGCTGGCTGTTTTACGCGTATGACAGGCTCCGGAAGACGGTTGTTGCGCACGTATTCGGTGAACGCACTATGGCGACGCTGGGGCGTCTTATGAGCCTGCTGTCACCCTTTGACGTGGTGATATGGATGACGGATGGCTGGCCGCTGTATGAATCCCGCCTGAAGGGAAAGCTGCACGTAATCAGCAAGCGATATACGCAGCGAATTGAGCGGCATAACCTGAATCTGAGGCAGCACCTGGCACGGCTGGGACGGAAGTCGCTGTCGTTCTCAAAATCGGTGGAGCTGCATGACAAAGTCATCGGGCATTATCTGAACATAAAACACTATCAATAA
- a CDS encoding DsrE family protein, with product MRSVITGALIAITSGLMGAALCNNHAFFKSLTDHPASVSNDQSAGFWITPAVKGYGEIHYERSAAFQPTPDLSNKIVFKVGQAGDNTSLPNPALEKVAQVVNLYVAAGVPTNKLRFVVAVNGGATPAMLDNVHYQKIYGTDNPNLKLISALQSQGVKVSICDQAIAWHHYKKNWIAGSVIHTPSALTTITTLQNRGYAFLEM from the coding sequence ATGCGTTCTGTTATAACTGGAGCACTAATTGCAATCACGAGCGGGCTTATGGGAGCTGCGCTTTGTAATAATCATGCTTTTTTCAAAAGCCTGACTGATCATCCTGCCAGTGTTTCAAACGATCAGTCCGCTGGCTTCTGGATTACACCGGCCGTGAAGGGTTATGGCGAAATCCACTATGAACGCAGTGCTGCCTTCCAGCCCACCCCAGACCTGAGCAATAAAATCGTTTTCAAGGTGGGGCAGGCCGGAGACAACACATCATTGCCGAATCCGGCCCTGGAAAAAGTCGCGCAGGTGGTTAATCTCTATGTTGCAGCCGGGGTTCCCACCAACAAACTCAGATTTGTCGTTGCGGTGAACGGTGGCGCAACGCCGGCGATGCTTGATAACGTGCATTATCAAAAAATATATGGCACTGACAACCCAAACCTTAAGCTCATTTCGGCCCTTCAGAGCCAGGGAGTCAAAGTGAGCATATGCGATCAGGCTATCGCCTGGCATCATTATAAAAAGAACTGGATCGCTGGCTCGGTTATACATACGCCTTCCGCTCTGACCACAATAACAACCTTACAGAACAGGGGTTATGCCTTCCTGGAAATGTAA
- a CDS encoding globin domain-containing protein, with amino-acid sequence MLSEKQKEQVKATVPVLKENGVALTDYFYKRMLKNNPDLKETFNMGHQRSGAQAKALAGAVLAYAENIDNPGVLAPVIELICHKHVSLNIQTPDYDTVGENLLHSISEVLNISMDDELIRAWAEAYQQLADIFIATEKQLYEEHKNTSGSWVGWRDFIVDRKVMESAEITSFYLVPKDRQALPPYKPGQYITLRVMVPALGIRQPRQYSLSSSPADNYLRISVKREDPRIEGQDPGYVSSTLHNAVQEGDIVELSAPTGNFYLLNPDNTNVLISAGVGLTPMISMVNHLLAEHADPNLSSAAGTGDSAITEKQSEAKKDIYFIHAARSSEAHALREELENLARRNRNLHLFIAYENVKEGEVAGKNYHMQGRLKLDEMPAACLPKEADYYLCGPVPFMQEQYQALLRLGIPPERIFSEAFTTGGVHL; translated from the coding sequence ATGTTAAGTGAAAAACAAAAAGAACAGGTTAAAGCTACAGTCCCCGTTCTGAAAGAAAACGGAGTGGCGCTGACCGATTATTTTTACAAGAGAATGTTAAAAAACAACCCTGACCTGAAAGAAACGTTTAATATGGGGCATCAGCGAAGCGGTGCTCAGGCCAAAGCGCTGGCTGGCGCAGTGCTGGCGTATGCTGAAAATATTGATAATCCCGGTGTGCTGGCACCGGTTATTGAGCTTATCTGCCATAAGCACGTCAGTTTGAATATACAGACTCCTGATTATGATACTGTTGGCGAAAATCTGCTCCATTCCATCAGTGAAGTGCTTAATATCTCCATGGATGATGAATTAATCAGGGCCTGGGCGGAAGCGTATCAGCAGCTGGCTGATATTTTTATCGCGACGGAGAAACAACTGTATGAGGAGCATAAAAATACCAGCGGCAGCTGGGTTGGCTGGCGTGATTTTATTGTGGACAGAAAAGTCATGGAAAGTGCCGAAATTACATCATTTTATCTTGTCCCCAAGGACAGACAGGCGCTGCCTCCTTATAAACCGGGCCAGTATATCACGCTCCGGGTTATGGTACCTGCCTTGGGGATTAGACAACCCCGCCAGTACAGTCTTTCGAGCAGTCCTGCTGATAATTATCTGCGTATATCCGTAAAACGCGAAGATCCCCGTATCGAAGGGCAGGATCCCGGTTACGTCTCTTCAACGCTGCATAATGCTGTTCAGGAAGGTGACATCGTTGAACTCAGCGCCCCGACCGGAAACTTTTACCTTCTGAACCCGGATAATACGAATGTTCTTATCAGCGCAGGCGTCGGACTGACCCCAATGATATCAATGGTAAACCACCTGCTTGCAGAACATGCGGACCCAAATTTATCTTCTGCTGCCGGTACAGGCGACTCTGCCATCACGGAAAAGCAGTCAGAGGCCAAAAAAGATATTTATTTTATCCATGCGGCCCGCAGTTCAGAGGCCCATGCCCTGCGTGAAGAGCTGGAGAATTTAGCGCGCCGGAACAGAAATCTTCATCTGTTTATCGCTTATGAAAATGTCAAAGAAGGTGAGGTTGCCGGCAAAAACTACCACATGCAAGGACGTCTTAAGCTGGATGAAATGCCTGCTGCCTGTTTACCGAAAGAGGCTGACTATTACCTTTGCGGGCCGGTACCTTTTATGCAGGAGCAATACCAGGCCCTGCTCCGTCTGGGGATCCCACCGGAGAGGATCTTCAGTGAAGCGTTTACCACAGGTGGCGTTCACCTGTAA
- a CDS encoding IS1-like element IS1A family transposase (programmed frameshift), with protein sequence MASVSITCPSCSATDGVVRNGKSTAGHQRYLCSHCRKTWQLQFTYTASQPGTHQKIIDMAMNGAGCRATARIMGVGLNTILRHFKKLRPQSVTSRIQPGSDVIVCAEMDEQWGYVGAKSRQRWLFYAYDRLRKTVVAHVFGERTMATLGRLMSLLSPFDVVIWMTDGWPLYESRLKGKLHVISKRYTQRIERHNLNLRQHLARLGRKSLSFSKSVELHDKVIGHYLNIKHYQ encoded by the exons GTGGCTTCTGTTTCTATCACCTGTCCCTCCTGTTCAGCTACTGACGGGGTGGTGCGTAACGGCAAAAGCACTGCCGGACATCAGCGCTATCTCTGCTCTCACTGCCGTAAAACATGGCAACTGCAGTTCACTTACACCGCTTCTCAACCCGGTACGCACCAGAAAATCATTGATATGGCCATGAATGGCGCTGGATGCCGGGCAACCGCCCGCATTATGGGCGTTGGCCTCAACACGATTTTACGTCACT TTAAAAAACTCAGGCCGCAGTCGGTAACCTCGCGCATACAGCCGGGCAGTGACGTCATCGTCTGCGCGGAAATGGACGAACAGTGGGGCTACGTCGGGGCTAAATCGCGCCAGCGCTGGCTGTTTTACGCGTATGACAGGCTCCGGAAGACGGTTGTTGCGCACGTATTCGGTGAACGCACTATGGCGACGCTGGGGCGTCTTATGAGCCTGCTGTCACCCTTTGACGTGGTGATATGGATGACGGATGGCTGGCCGCTGTATGAATCCCGCCTGAAGGGAAAGCTGCACGTAATCAGCAAGCGATATACGCAGCGAATTGAGCGGCATAACCTGAATCTGAGGCAGCACCTGGCACGGCTGGGACGGAAGTCGCTGTCGTTCTCAAAATCGGTGGAGCTGCATGATAAAGTCATCGGGCATTATCTGAACATAAAACACTATCAATAA
- a CDS encoding LysR family transcriptional regulator yields the protein MKNDIRTLDLNLLKALDALLDEGSVTRAAQRLSLTQPAVSGMLIRLRDYFDDPLFVRTSHGMVPTMRANELSTPVKQILTDIAILLKPKKFDPVTVELTYTIVATDYALKAVVVPLMAELKQRAPYIKIAVRPVDNERMYQQLSRGEVDLALITPQTTPEDLHGRALYEEDYVCVARRHHPLAASSEMTLEQFCKQEHILVSSEGNFTGVTDEALAKLSLTRRVGMSVNSFQMIPDILQVTDMIAVVPRRMVLTNNDLIILPLPLKVPGFTKSMAWHERTHRDPSHQWIRALCAEVSQHPAS from the coding sequence ATGAAAAATGATATCAGAACCCTCGACCTTAACCTTCTTAAGGCCCTTGATGCATTACTGGATGAGGGAAGCGTGACTCGGGCTGCACAGCGCCTCTCACTGACGCAGCCTGCCGTCAGTGGTATGCTTATTCGCTTGCGTGATTACTTTGACGATCCACTCTTTGTTCGCACCAGCCACGGTATGGTCCCCACAATGCGGGCCAACGAACTTTCTACGCCGGTAAAACAAATCCTCACCGATATCGCTATCCTGCTGAAACCAAAGAAATTTGATCCCGTGACGGTGGAACTGACTTATACCATCGTCGCAACGGACTATGCACTTAAGGCTGTTGTCGTTCCGTTGATGGCTGAGCTAAAACAACGTGCACCGTATATTAAAATCGCCGTGCGGCCCGTGGACAATGAGCGAATGTATCAGCAGTTATCTCGGGGTGAAGTTGATCTGGCTTTGATAACACCGCAAACAACCCCCGAAGACCTGCATGGAAGAGCGCTCTATGAAGAAGATTATGTCTGCGTAGCACGACGTCATCATCCTCTGGCAGCGAGTTCAGAAATGACGCTCGAACAATTTTGCAAACAGGAACATATTCTGGTGTCTTCAGAAGGTAACTTCACCGGTGTTACAGATGAAGCACTGGCTAAGCTCAGTCTGACACGACGAGTAGGCATGTCAGTTAATAGTTTTCAGATGATACCTGATATATTACAAGTGACTGATATGATTGCAGTTGTACCTCGCCGCATGGTCCTGACTAACAACGATCTCATCATTCTCCCTTTGCCCCTGAAAGTACCCGGCTTTACCAAAAGCATGGCCTGGCATGAGCGAACCCATCGTGACCCAAGTCATCAGTGGATTCGTGCTTTATGCGCAGAAGTAAGCCAACATCCCGCGTCATGA